A genome region from Erigeron canadensis isolate Cc75 chromosome 3, C_canadensis_v1, whole genome shotgun sequence includes the following:
- the LOC122592051 gene encoding uncharacterized protein LOC122592051: MVRPRRAGTNYRANSEEPQPEAQPEVQGGRGRGRGGRGRGGGRGRGRGRGRGEAPRPNLADVIAQTVSNIMPTIVAQVQATLDGNNGVQPNEHQNVGNPENVNDEGAQPHVVVEEEEEEELERADNYRARYNQHGVYRQGCQFKDFKNCGAPEFDGLGGPVECIKWFERIEAVIERSHCTYDDRIYYASGMFKEDALSWWNQEKALGRAHNLEWADFKNKVKEKFCPPYELQNLTIEFVHLKMDGADYKGYVRRFQELSTLVPHLVSTESRAIEKFVLGLTQQVRSLINPVMPTSMVEAINRAGSVTEDLLRSGVLSKSSSSSSKRKEVGETSGPRKMGRFDSKNANRGRVMAAVEPVKKPYVGPHPHCGRCNRHHPANVQCGACFNCNRLGHMAKECRAPRVGTGPLNVAPIQALPPQGNQRRGECYVCGSPNHYRNNCPQWVGQQVQVAVHPNQLQIAGPNQNRGQQGHQAQPRGRAFAVNANEARNDPNVVAGTFLLNGHYATVLFDSGADYSFVSSRFIPLIDVHPCALNYVLDIETVNGTLAKLSQILRDCILTLNDIEFYIDLMPFEIGSFDVIVGMDWLTAVNATIDCGERVVKIPLSSGKILRVQGETSDSLNSKVFSATISKVELKTVPIVCEFSDVFPEELPGLPPSRELDFRINLIPGAAPVAKAPYRLALTEMQELEAQLKELQEKGFIRPSQSPWGAPILFVKKKDGSFRMCIDYRELNKLTVKNRYPLPRIDDLLTDFKVPSTFPKSISARVIINSGFMMMTFIKRLSELGMGTLNSPLCLSG; the protein is encoded by the coding sequence ATGGTAAGACCAAGAAGAGCTGGAACTAACTATAGGGCTAACTCGGAAGAACCTCAACCGGAAGCTCAACCGGAAGTGCAAGGAGGTAGAGGTAGGGGCCGGggtggtagaggtcgtggtggagGACGAGGTAGGGGCCGAGGTAGGGGTCGTGGTGAGGCTCCCAGGCCTAACTTGGCGGATGTGATTGCTCAAACGGTCTCCAATATCATGCCGACTATTGTTGCCCAAGTCCAAGCAACTCTTGATGGGAACAATGGGGTACAACCTAATGAGCATCAAAACGTTGGAAACCCGGAAAATGTGAATGATGAGGGTGCTCAACCTCATGttgtagtagaagaagaagaagaagaagaactcgAAAGAGCGGATAACTATAGGGCTAGGTATAACCAACACGGAGTGTACCGCCAAGGTTGTCAATTCAAAGATTTCAAGAATTGTGGGGCACCGGAGTTTGATGGGTTGGGTGGGCCCGTGGAATGTATAAAATGGTTTGAGAGGATTGAAGCGGTGATTGAAAGGAGTCATTGTACTTATGATGACCGAATTTATTATGCCTCCGGTATGTTCAAGGAGGATGCTTTAAGTTGGTGGAACCAAGAGAAGGCCTTGGGTCGGGCCCACAATTTGGAATGGGCCGACTTCAAGAACAAAGTGAAAGAGAAATTTTGCCCACCTTATGAGCTCCAAAACTTGACCATCGAGTTTGTCCATCTCAAAATGGACGGGGCCGACTACAAGGGCTATGTTAGACGATTCCAAGAGTTGTCTACCCTTGTTCCTCACCTAGTGAGCACCGAGTCTCGGGCCATTGAGAAGTTTGTTTTGGGTTTGACTCAACAAGTCCGTTCTCTCATCAATCCGGTCATGCCTACTTCCATGGTCGAGGCTATTAACCGTGCCGGTAGTGTTACCGAAGACTTGTTAAGAAGTGGAGTTTTGAGtaaatcatcatcctcatcatcaaaaagaAAGGAGGTTGGGGAAACAAGTGGTCCAAGGAAGATGGGGAGGTTTGACTCCAAGAATGCTAATCGGGGTAGGGTGATGGCGGCGGTGGAGCCGGTGAAGAAGCCTTATGTGGGGCCCCACCCACATTGTGGAAGATGCAATAGACACCACCCCGCCAATGTTCAATGTGGGGCATGCTTTAATTGTAACCGTTTGGGGCATATGGCGAAAGAATGTAGGGCACCAAGGGTGGGTACGGGTCCGCTCAATGTAGCTCCTATTCAAGCTCTTCCTCCTCAAGGCAATCAAAGAAGAGGCGAATGTTATGTGTGCGGTAGCCCAAATCATTACCGTAACAATTGTCCTCAATGGGTGGGACAACAAGTTCAAGTGGCCGTTCACCCCAATCAACTACAAATTGCCGGGCCTAACCAAAACCGGGGACAACAAGGTCACCAAGCGCAACCCCGTGGCCGAGCCTTTGCGGTCAATGCAAATGAGGCCCGTAATGATCCCAATGTTGTTGCAGGTACCTTTCTTCTTAATGGTCATTATGCAACGGTTTTATTTGATTCCGGAGCCGATTATAGTTTTGTGTCCTCTCGCTTTATCCCTTTGATTGATGTGCATCCGTGTGCCCTAAACTATGTACTCGATATAGAAACGGTAAATGGCACCTTAGCAAAACTTAGTCAAATACTTCGTGATTGTATTTTGACTCTAAACGACATCGAATTCTACATCGACCTTATGCCTTTTGAAATCGGTAGCTTTGACGTTATtgtgggaatggattggttaACGGCGGTAAATGCAACTATTGATTGTGGGGAGAGGGTTGTTAAAATACCGTTGTCTAGCGGTAAAATTCTTAGAGTTCAAGGTGAAACTTCCGATTCTCTAAATTCTAAAGTCTTTAGTGCTACCATCTCAAAGGTAGAATTGAAGACTGTTCCTATTGTTTGTGAATTCTCTGATGTTTTTCCGGAAGAATTACCGGGATTACCCCCATCTCGTGAACTTGACTTTCGTATCAATCTTATTCCGGGAGCCGCACCCGTGGCAAAAGCTCCTTATAGACTTGCCCTcactgaaatgcaagaactcgaagCTCAACTTAAGGAACTTCAAGAGAAAGGTTTCATCCGTCCTAGTCAATCTCCTTGGGGTGCTCCCATTCtctttgtcaagaagaaagacgGGTCGTTTAGAATGTGTATAGACTATCGGGAGTTGAATAAGCTTACGGTgaagaatcgatatcctctTCCTCGAATCGATGACCTTTTGACCGACTTCAAGGTGCCAAGCACTTTTCCAAAATCGATCTCCGCTCGGGTTATCATCAACTCCGGGTTCATGATGATGACATTCATAAAACGGCTTTCCGAACTCGGTATGGGCACTTTGAATTCACCGTTATGCCTTTCGGGTTGA